The DNA sequence TCATAGAGGTACCCAAGATCGCTGAGAACCTTGAAGGTAGTATCTGAGAAGTGAAGATAGGGAGCGCGAAACCCGTAGATTTCCTCTGAAGGTATATCCAGAAGGGATGAAACGGTTTGAGTGAAACTGCTGATTTCTGCTAACCAGGTCTGGTAACTGGCTGTGGGCAGAGAATCCCCGTAGCTTATATGATTATGGGAATGGTTGCCAATTTCATGCCCAAGATCATAAGCTCTTCGGTGTGCCTGAGCAACAGAAGGTCTTGCCTCAATCACACTTGAAATAGACAGAAAAGAAACAGATGGTTTCGTGCCGTCAAATGTGTAAATGTTACCGCTACCCTCAGGGTTTCTTAGTGTGTCAATAAAATCCAATATCCAGTTGATTCCTTCAGCACGGGTGTTGTCGTCAAAGCCAAGAAATACAAATTGGGGGACATTTTCCCGCTCAATGATTCCCGGGGGGTTAGGGGAGGGGGGATTTGCATTTAGTAAAACTGAAATGCTCAAAAGTGCGAAACAAAACAGGTGATGTCTGAAAGTTTTCATTCTGCTATCTCCTTTAAAAGAACGTGTGAATGTAAGCATGATGCTTTTTTTGGGACAAAGAAACAAAACAAACAGATGTTTCTTAAGTAGTGATCAACTTCTGCACAAGCGTCTCTGCGCGTGGTGTTGCGAAGCGGGCAAAAACAAAAGAGATAGCTTGCACGCGGGTGCAAAACCGCTCTGCCCTGTACTTATTTACCTTTAAGTCTGTGCAGGTCAGAACAGATCTGGATTTACCTTAAGTTAGTGCAAAAAGTGAGCCTTTCTCGTTTTTAAAGAGAGGGGACTTCAGAACTGTTATGGTGTAAAGCGCAAAAGGGTGCAGGTTTAAATTTGCAGGGTTAAGTTTACAGATTTATGTAACGGAATGGTAAAAGACAAAGTGGTTAGTCAAGGAGATGCCAGCCGCCGTCTACCTTTATTATCTCACCGTTTATATATTCATTCTGTATGAGGAAACGGAGAGTGTGGCGGATAAACTGTGGGTCGCCGGTTTTCCCCAGGGGGATTTTCCGTGCAAGTTTTTTAAATGTTTCTCCGTTTTGCTCCTGGGGTGAGGGGAGGATGGCTCCGGGGGCTATGGCGTTAACACGGATTTTTGGAGAATATAGAAAGGCCATCTGTCTGGTGATATCGTTAAAGAGCTTTTTGCTTATCCGGTAATTTTGATAATTTACGTTGAGTGGCTCAACATGTGCATCGGTGATATTTATAATCCATTTCCCATCTTTTGCACTCTGCACAAAAGAGTTTCCCAGTTTTGCAGGAATGAGGGCGTTAACAGAGATTACCTCCTCAAGGTGAAGGGGGTTGGTGAGGTTTCCGGGGGTGAAAACTGAGGCGTTGTTTATCAGTCCACTCAGGGTAAGCGGCAATCTCAGCGCTTCATCTATGAGGCTTTGGGGGGAGTGGCCAAGCTCCTGTTGAAGGAAGTATACACTTTTACCCCTCAGCTCAGTGAGTGCCGGCTCTGGGGTGCTTCTGTAGTGAATAACAACTGCGTATCCTAAATCAAGGCACTCTTTTGCCAGCGCAAGACCTATACGCCTGGATGCTCCTGTTATCAGTACTGCTTCTGGATGTGGATTCATACCCCTGAAATTAGGTAATTTTACACTACTGTTCAACTGCTTTTTTCAACCCTCTTGTTTTTTGAAAGTGAATGATTATGAAAATATGTAAGATTTTACTCCACCAAAGTAACCCTTTTCCTTTGGATGGAGTTAGTATCGGAAGGAAAATAGCCTGTTCAGGAAAGACTCGTTTGTGGGCAGAGCGTTCAGGAACAGGATTTGATACTGTGATAATACATTATATAAGCGCAGTGGAGAGGGATGAAAAAAGAAAGTTTGAATTGGCACCGATACTTGAAATACTGTGTGACTATGGGGTAAGCAGCCACTTTTTGATTGACCGGGAGGGGAAAGTGTATCAGCTCGTACCAGTTGAAAACAAGGCCTGGCATTGCGGGGCCAGCATCATGCCCCCACCCGACAGAAGAAAAGGGGTGAACGAATTTTCCGTGGGAGTGGAGCTTATCGCTACTCATCATTCCGGTTTCACTGATATGCAGTATAGATCCCTTGCAATCCTTTGTAAATATCTTCAGGCGCAGTGCGGAAAGGAGTTAAATTATCTGGGACACTCTGATATCGCAGGAGAAAAGGCTGTCGAGATGGGGCTAAGAGAGGATAAGAAGCCGGACCCCGGCCCTCTTTTTAATTGGCACAAATTTATGCAACTGCTTGATATTGTGCGGTTGCCGAATATAGAATTTATTTGTGAATGAAAGCAGAAATCTTCTTTTTCGGATTTGAGCACTCAAGGCATGCTTCTTTGGCTGTTTTCTTGCAGTCTGACAGGGCGGATTACATTTTAGAATGACTCGGCTCTAAACTGTTGAATTCTGGACAATAAAAAAATGTATGATTTAAAAACTACTGAGGAGGTAATGGGGTATGAGTGAAAATAATCATATTCTAAGGAAATATCTTGCTTTTTTATTTTTTCTTGCGGTGCCCCTGGGGCTTTTTGCCGATACCACTTTTGAACAGCTCATTGAGCAGGGGAAATATGAGGAGGCCCTCTCCTATGCAGATGAAAACATAGCTCCGCGCGAACGGACCTCGCAGATATGGGTTCTGATTGCAAGGGCAAATGAAAAACTCGGTATGCCGGAAAAAGCACTCGCCTCCTATCTGGTCTCCTGGCGTATGAACCCCGAGGACTACAACTCCCTTATCGGGGCTGCAAAAATCTACAACAGACTGGGTCAGTTCCAAAACGGACTCACCTTCTCCCAAAGGGCTCTCGAGCAGAACTTTACCGCCGAAGCAAGCTGGGAATACGCCCGTGCATGTATCGAGCTGGACAGGGCGGTTGAAGCCAGAAGTGCGCTTGAAAAGGTGGTTCAGACCGATCCGTCCAATGTTGTCGCAACCCGCGAACTTGGAATTATCTATTTCGATGAACAAAACTACTCCGCAGCAATCCCTCTTCTGAAAATCGCTCTGGGTGAGGAGGAGAGTGGAGAGATGCTGTTTAGAGTTGGTAAGGCATACATTG is a window from the Chitinispirillum alkaliphilum genome containing:
- a CDS encoding FolM Alternative dihydrofolate reductase 1 — encoded protein: MNPHPEAVLITGASRRIGLALAKECLDLGYAVVIHYRSTPEPALTELRGKSVYFLQQELGHSPQSLIDEALRLPLTLSGLINNASVFTPGNLTNPLHLEEVISVNALIPAKLGNSFVQSAKDGKWIINITDAHVEPLNVNYQNYRISKKLFNDITRQMAFLYSPKIRVNAIAPGAILPSPQEQNGETFKKLARKIPLGKTGDPQFIRHTLRFLIQNEYINGEIIKVDGGWHLLD
- a CDS encoding N-acetylmuramoyl-L-alanine amidase, which translates into the protein MWAERSGTGFDTVIIHYISAVERDEKRKFELAPILEILCDYGVSSHFLIDREGKVYQLVPVENKAWHCGASIMPPPDRRKGVNEFSVGVELIATHHSGFTDMQYRSLAILCKYLQAQCGKELNYLGHSDIAGEKAVEMGLREDKKPDPGPLFNWHKFMQLLDIVRLPNIEFICE